In a genomic window of Pontibacter liquoris:
- a CDS encoding glycoside hydrolase family 10 protein, with protein sequence MIKKYTFLLAFLFTTTLLWAQQANVSPKREFRGVWVATVENIDWPSKPTSKTNAVQQQQELVQLLDAHQKTGINAIMLQVRPATDAFYGKGREEWSRFLTGTQGQAPTPYYDPLAFAITEAHKRGMELHAWFNPYRATTDLVDNHVSPTHITRTHPEWFFTYGSKKYFNPGLPEVRAYIVQVILDAVRNYDLDGVHFDDYFYPYPEKSALPDSAAYRQYGSRFASIDDWRRHNVDTLIYTLSDSIHAAKSYVKFGVSPFGIWRNKAQDPAGSESNGLSGYSALYADARKWMQQGWLDYVNPQLYFPFHYPAAPYEKLLDWWSVNAGGRHLYIGQGVYRAMEDREGWRDRQQLPNQVRYLRQNDRVHGSVYFSSKSLTDNLAGFRDSLQQDFYRYPALQPVMPWLGKQEVAPPVNLREHKFLFFSSGKKTKLRWQMPAGSPVYGYVVYRFQDEEPFDLSRPEKIVKITFDQTQTAFDDTGLKPGHTYHYVVTALDRLKNESTASAAFKKKIR encoded by the coding sequence ATGATCAAGAAGTATACTTTTCTGCTTGCTTTCCTTTTTACCACCACCCTTCTTTGGGCCCAGCAAGCGAACGTTTCGCCTAAACGCGAGTTTCGCGGCGTGTGGGTTGCCACCGTAGAAAATATTGACTGGCCTTCCAAACCAACTTCGAAAACAAACGCAGTACAACAGCAGCAGGAGCTGGTGCAACTGCTCGACGCGCATCAGAAAACGGGCATCAATGCCATTATGCTGCAGGTACGCCCCGCTACCGACGCCTTCTACGGCAAAGGCCGGGAAGAATGGAGCCGCTTCCTGACAGGCACCCAGGGGCAGGCGCCCACCCCATACTACGACCCGCTGGCCTTTGCCATTACAGAAGCGCACAAGCGCGGTATGGAGCTACACGCCTGGTTTAACCCGTACCGCGCCACTACCGACTTGGTGGACAATCACGTGAGCCCCACCCACATCACCCGTACCCATCCGGAGTGGTTCTTTACCTATGGAAGCAAAAAATACTTTAATCCCGGCCTGCCCGAGGTGCGGGCCTACATTGTGCAGGTGATTCTGGATGCCGTGCGCAACTATGATCTGGACGGCGTGCACTTCGACGATTACTTTTACCCTTATCCTGAAAAGAGCGCGCTGCCCGACTCGGCCGCTTACCGGCAGTATGGCAGCCGCTTTGCCAGCATAGACGACTGGCGCCGCCACAATGTCGACACGCTGATTTATACTTTGTCGGATAGCATCCATGCAGCCAAAAGCTATGTCAAGTTTGGGGTGAGCCCCTTTGGTATCTGGCGCAACAAGGCCCAGGACCCGGCCGGCTCCGAGAGCAACGGCCTTTCGGGCTATAGCGCCTTGTATGCTGATGCGCGCAAATGGATGCAGCAGGGCTGGCTCGATTACGTGAACCCACAGCTATACTTCCCCTTTCACTATCCGGCCGCTCCTTATGAGAAGCTGCTGGACTGGTGGAGCGTGAACGCCGGCGGCAGGCATTTATACATTGGCCAGGGCGTGTACCGGGCCATGGAAGACCGCGAAGGCTGGCGCGACCGGCAGCAGCTGCCCAACCAGGTGCGCTACTTGCGGCAGAATGACCGCGTGCACGGCAGCGTCTACTTCAGTTCCAAATCCCTGACCGATAACCTGGCCGGCTTCCGCGACTCGTTGCAGCAGGATTTTTACCGCTACCCGGCTCTGCAACCTGTTATGCCGTGGCTGGGCAAGCAGGAAGTAGCCCCACCGGTAAACCTGCGCGAGCACAAGTTCCTGTTCTTTTCTTCGGGCAAAAAAACGAAATTGCGCTGGCAGATGCCGGCCGGCAGCCCTGTGTATGGCTATGTGGTGTACCGCTTTCAGGATGAGGAGCCCTTCGACCTATCCCGGCCGGAAAAGATCGTGAAGATCACCTTCGACCAGACCCAAACCGCTTTCGACGATACCGGCCTGAAGCCGGGCCATACGTATCATTACGTGGTGACCGCTCTGGACCGGCTAAAGAACGAGAGCACTGCTTCAGCTGCTTTTAAAAAGAAAATCCGGTAA
- a CDS encoding SusC/RagA family TonB-linked outer membrane protein: protein MCFLLFHFQCLAQAGTVTGTVISASDKSPLPGVSVGVKGTTRGTVTDANGKFSVQAAPADVLVFSFIGMKKFERPVGTSTNIDVTLQDDSNSLDEVVVTALGIKQEKKALGYAVTEVKGATIAKTQRENFVNGLAGRVAGVEVTTTSGLPGSSSSVMIRGVSSLSGSNQPLYVVDGLPINNTTFNTSGFASSASSATSLDNRSTDFTNRGADINPQDIESITILKGPEASALYGIDAASGAIVITTKRGQAGDGRIDYSNSFRFDRITKFPEIQQVYGIGTNGAPDASQTEPKYFGPRYPEGTKFYDNVDAFFQTAFTQKHNLAFSGGSEKSQYRISSSLTDQEGFVPGTDLTKFNLSSAVTSTLNKYISTDVTFNYTYSDNNSAFKGAGGPLLGLLTWPSTDDASIYLTPTGERRTTTAGTAEVDNPFFNVNKNTINNVNNRYITNARVTIDPASWLKFVGNVGFDMSTGKITMVRHPESNYGKSRGGIFDQSLDNNRNFNVQYYAQLTHSFFNDKLNADVKLGSAINDQNTYTQAVTGERFLAPNLYSIENTDGTTNRGRNRLFQRRLVGAFGNLNLNYNDMLYLNLTGRNDWSSTLPIESRSFFYPSASLSFIFTELAPFAGIRNVLSYGKLRGSIAKVGKDANPYSIRAFLEPKSTTGGGFGYAFTGPSPNLRPEMTTSYEFGTEMKFFNDRLGFDATYFNKKSVDQIVKDMRLSYGTGFVLQAFNAGEMKTEGVELQLNATPVTTPDFRWDVLANFTHLWSELLTLPKGVNEFYMSDTWLYGNVRNGAIPGGELTTFTGFDYMRNDNGDILISPTTGYPLRNTTKWVEVGDRQPDFTVGLTNSFTYKNLSLNFLLDIRKGGDIYNATEHYLTARGLSKRTLDREQPVVFKGVLKDGLENSTNPTQNTIVIDPAHDINFWSTTYGLPEVDFIEKDINWIRLRDITLNYNVTSSWLRSVKFIKSGSVFVTATDVFILTNYSGLDPVVNGNSAAVGGSGGAGFDYGNFPMPMGLNFGVNVGF, encoded by the coding sequence ATGTGCTTTCTCCTATTTCATTTTCAATGTCTTGCACAAGCCGGTACGGTAACCGGTACCGTTATTTCGGCATCGGATAAAAGCCCGCTGCCCGGCGTTTCGGTTGGTGTAAAAGGTACCACCAGAGGCACTGTAACAGATGCAAACGGTAAATTCTCGGTGCAGGCTGCCCCGGCTGATGTGCTGGTGTTCAGCTTTATCGGCATGAAAAAGTTTGAAAGACCGGTAGGTACGTCGACCAACATTGATGTTACGCTGCAGGATGACTCCAACAGCCTAGATGAAGTGGTTGTAACAGCCTTGGGTATAAAGCAGGAGAAAAAAGCCCTGGGTTATGCCGTAACAGAGGTGAAAGGAGCAACCATTGCTAAAACCCAGCGCGAGAACTTCGTGAACGGATTAGCGGGCCGCGTGGCCGGTGTAGAGGTAACCACTACCTCTGGTCTGCCGGGTTCTTCTTCTTCGGTGATGATCCGGGGGGTAAGCTCGCTGAGCGGAAGCAACCAGCCGCTTTATGTGGTGGATGGTTTGCCGATCAACAACACCACTTTTAACACATCAGGTTTTGCGTCTTCTGCCAGCTCGGCCACATCACTGGATAACCGCTCTACAGACTTTACCAACCGCGGCGCCGATATCAACCCGCAGGACATTGAGAGCATCACCATTCTGAAAGGACCGGAAGCTTCGGCTCTCTACGGTATCGATGCTGCTTCCGGCGCTATTGTGATCACCACGAAAAGAGGCCAGGCCGGCGACGGCCGTATTGACTACAGCAACAGCTTCCGCTTCGACCGGATCACCAAATTTCCGGAGATCCAGCAGGTATATGGCATCGGAACAAATGGTGCACCGGATGCCTCGCAGACAGAGCCCAAGTACTTTGGCCCCCGTTATCCGGAAGGAACGAAGTTTTATGACAACGTAGACGCGTTCTTCCAGACGGCCTTTACGCAAAAGCATAACCTGGCTTTTTCAGGTGGTTCTGAGAAATCGCAGTACCGTATTTCCAGCTCCCTTACCGACCAGGAAGGCTTTGTGCCCGGTACGGATCTGACGAAATTCAACTTGTCGTCGGCTGTTACCTCTACACTGAACAAGTACATCTCTACTGATGTAACCTTCAACTATACTTACTCGGATAACAACTCCGCTTTTAAAGGAGCCGGTGGTCCGTTGCTGGGCCTGTTAACCTGGCCATCAACGGATGATGCCAGCATCTACCTGACACCGACCGGAGAAAGAAGAACAACCACAGCCGGAACGGCAGAAGTGGATAACCCTTTCTTCAACGTAAATAAGAACACCATCAACAATGTGAACAACCGCTACATTACCAACGCACGCGTAACCATCGACCCGGCCTCATGGCTGAAGTTTGTCGGTAACGTGGGTTTTGATATGTCTACGGGCAAGATCACGATGGTGCGCCACCCGGAATCTAACTACGGTAAATCAAGAGGCGGTATTTTTGACCAGTCGCTGGACAACAACCGCAACTTTAACGTGCAGTACTATGCGCAGCTGACCCATTCCTTCTTTAACGATAAGTTAAATGCAGATGTAAAACTGGGTAGCGCTATTAACGACCAGAACACCTATACGCAGGCGGTAACAGGCGAAAGATTCCTGGCACCTAACCTGTACTCGATCGAAAATACAGACGGTACGACAAACAGAGGCCGCAACAGGCTGTTTCAGCGGCGCCTGGTGGGTGCCTTTGGTAACCTGAACCTGAACTACAACGACATGTTGTACCTCAACCTGACCGGCCGTAACGACTGGAGCTCTACGCTGCCGATCGAGAGCCGCTCTTTCTTCTATCCATCTGCTTCCCTGAGCTTTATCTTTACAGAACTGGCACCGTTTGCCGGTATTCGTAATGTGCTTTCTTATGGCAAGCTGCGCGGCTCTATTGCAAAAGTGGGTAAAGATGCCAACCCTTACAGCATCCGTGCCTTCCTGGAACCGAAATCAACAACAGGCGGCGGCTTTGGCTACGCCTTTACAGGCCCAAGCCCGAACCTGCGTCCGGAGATGACCACCTCGTATGAGTTTGGTACCGAAATGAAATTCTTTAACGATCGCCTGGGCTTTGATGCGACTTACTTTAACAAGAAGTCGGTAGACCAGATCGTGAAAGACATGCGCCTGAGCTACGGTACGGGCTTTGTACTGCAGGCATTTAACGCCGGTGAGATGAAAACAGAAGGTGTTGAATTACAGCTGAATGCCACTCCGGTAACTACCCCTGATTTCCGTTGGGATGTGCTGGCTAACTTCACCCACCTGTGGAGCGAGCTGCTCACGCTACCAAAAGGCGTGAACGAGTTCTACATGTCGGATACCTGGTTGTATGGTAACGTGCGGAATGGCGCCATACCTGGCGGCGAGCTGACCACCTTTACAGGTTTTGATTACATGCGCAACGATAACGGCGATATCCTGATCAGCCCAACGACTGGTTACCCACTGCGCAACACAACCAAATGGGTAGAGGTAGGCGACAGACAGCCTGATTTTACCGTTGGCTTAACAAACAGCTTCACTTATAAGAACCTGTCTTTAAACTTCCTGCTCGATATCCGCAAGGGTGGCGACATTTACAACGCGACCGAGCACTACTTAACGGCACGTGGCTTAAGCAAAAGAACGCTGGACCGAGAACAGCCTGTGGTTTTCAAGGGCGTGTTAAAGGACGGGCTGGAGAACTCAACTAATCCGACGCAGAACACCATCGTGATCGATCCAGCGCATGATATCAACTTTTGGTCTACCACCTATGGCTTGCCGGAAGTTGACTTTATCGAGAAAGATATCAACTGGATTCGCTTACGAGACATTACCCTGAACTACAACGTGACCTCTTCCTGGCTGAGAAGTGTGAAGTTTATCAAATCAGGCAGTGTGTTTGTAACAGCAACCGACGTGTTCATCCTGACCAACTATTCCGGCCTGGATCCTGTGGTGAATGGTAACTCTGCTGCCGTTGGCGGTAGTGGCGGTGCCGGTTTTGATTACGGTAACTTCCCAATGCCTATGGGCCTGAACTTTGGTGTTAACGTTGGATTTTAA
- a CDS encoding DUF4397 domain-containing protein: MKNIVTKSFAILVAGLVLGACEKNTIAEHYEPMHSGALVKVVHAAEMAPMVNFFLNSQKVTGLTPAATGQELGLSYAGTAVFPATYGYANVAAGNYTVQVIDTTSEKGVAEKVASAPVTLEEGASYSAFLIGNTGAFETLLLKDALPAKSETTAYIRFVHVMADAPVNFDVKAVRKATTTEPEIITNIGANVAYKGNTAYVEIAPGTYDFPIYAAGATVPYTTLTGVAPVAGRVYTLYVRGNYTATPAATNRVLIRER; this comes from the coding sequence ATGAAAAATATTGTTACTAAATCATTCGCTATACTGGTAGCCGGTCTTGTATTAGGCGCCTGCGAAAAGAATACCATTGCCGAACACTACGAGCCGATGCATTCGGGTGCCTTGGTAAAAGTGGTGCATGCGGCCGAAATGGCCCCGATGGTTAACTTCTTCCTCAATAGCCAGAAGGTTACAGGTTTGACGCCTGCTGCTACCGGCCAGGAACTAGGGCTGTCGTATGCCGGTACGGCCGTGTTCCCCGCAACCTATGGCTATGCCAACGTGGCTGCCGGAAATTATACTGTGCAGGTGATCGATACAACATCGGAAAAGGGTGTTGCCGAAAAAGTGGCCAGTGCGCCGGTTACGCTCGAGGAAGGGGCCAGCTATTCGGCTTTCCTGATCGGAAACACCGGTGCCTTTGAGACACTCCTGCTGAAAGATGCATTGCCTGCGAAAAGTGAAACCACGGCGTATATCCGGTTTGTGCATGTAATGGCAGATGCCCCGGTAAATTTCGATGTGAAAGCCGTGCGCAAAGCAACCACTACCGAGCCTGAGATTATCACCAACATAGGTGCCAATGTGGCTTATAAAGGCAACACTGCTTACGTGGAAATAGCGCCGGGTACCTACGACTTCCCAATTTACGCAGCTGGCGCAACGGTGCCGTATACAACCCTGACAGGGGTAGCTCCTGTGGCAGGCCGGGTGTACACCCTGTATGTGCGCGGAAACTACACCGCCACACCTGCCGCAACAAACCGGGTGCTGATACGAGAGCGCTAA
- a CDS encoding glycoside hydrolase family 9 protein — MVMFKKKRFLALAFGMLVALGGTLGVAAKATFDNPLPQQVAQNGQAWIRINQLGYTPAGIKVAVWASKSSKRIRRFALVDAATGKVVFKGKAGKAFGAYGPFQASYRLHFSAFTKPGSYFLKADGVRSPVFRIAADVYKGTADFALRYMRQQRSGFNPFLKDSCHTSDGYTMYGPMPDSTHIDVSGGWHDASDYLQYATTSANATYHLLAAYRDFPAVFSDAHLGNGLEGTNGVADVLDEAKWGLDWLLKMHPREDWLFNQLADDRDHQGMRLPTLDDVNYGMGKGKARPVYFATGEPQGLGKYKNRATGVASIAGKFTSAFALAAQVYNTDPALAKLFGSKAVSAYKLGLQKPGGCQTAPNLAPYFYEEDSWVDDMELGAAALYQLTGNKAYFGQAYTYGQQEKVTPWMGADTARHYQWYPFHNFGHFELAKKADVQAKADLISFYQQGIDKIYNKAKTNAFYRGIPFIWCSNNLTTSFAIQCHLYGQLSGDAAYAELEQANLDWLFGCNPWGTSMVYGLPAHGDTPVDPHSAFTHLYKFPIDGGLVDGPVYGSIYNNLKGITLYSPDEYAAFQSDLVVYHDDYGDYSTNEPTMDGTASLVYLLAAKEQEALKQAPVKKE, encoded by the coding sequence ATGGTGATGTTTAAGAAAAAGAGATTTCTAGCGCTGGCTTTCGGAATGCTGGTGGCCCTTGGCGGCACGCTGGGAGTAGCTGCGAAAGCAACCTTCGATAACCCGCTTCCGCAGCAGGTGGCGCAAAACGGCCAGGCATGGATTCGTATCAACCAGCTGGGCTACACGCCGGCAGGTATAAAAGTAGCCGTATGGGCCAGCAAGAGCTCCAAACGCATCAGGCGCTTTGCGCTGGTAGATGCTGCCACAGGCAAGGTAGTTTTTAAAGGAAAAGCAGGCAAAGCGTTTGGCGCTTACGGCCCTTTTCAGGCCTCTTACCGGCTCCATTTCAGCGCCTTTACCAAACCTGGAAGCTACTTTCTGAAAGCCGATGGCGTACGTTCGCCGGTTTTCCGGATTGCAGCCGATGTGTACAAAGGCACAGCTGATTTTGCGCTGCGCTACATGCGGCAGCAACGGAGCGGGTTTAATCCTTTTCTGAAAGACTCCTGCCATACTTCCGACGGCTATACTATGTATGGCCCCATGCCCGACAGCACGCACATCGATGTGTCGGGCGGCTGGCACGACGCCTCCGATTACCTGCAGTATGCCACTACCTCGGCCAACGCCACCTACCACCTGCTGGCCGCCTACCGCGACTTCCCTGCCGTATTTTCGGATGCGCACCTGGGCAATGGCCTGGAGGGTACGAATGGGGTGGCCGATGTGCTGGATGAGGCCAAATGGGGGCTGGACTGGCTCCTGAAAATGCACCCGCGCGAGGACTGGCTGTTTAACCAGCTGGCCGACGACCGCGACCACCAGGGCATGCGCCTGCCCACGCTGGATGATGTGAACTATGGCATGGGCAAAGGAAAAGCCCGCCCGGTATACTTTGCTACCGGCGAGCCGCAGGGCCTGGGCAAGTATAAGAATAGGGCAACCGGCGTAGCCTCCATTGCGGGTAAGTTTACGAGCGCCTTTGCCCTGGCGGCCCAGGTATACAACACCGACCCTGCGCTGGCAAAGCTGTTCGGCAGCAAGGCGGTATCGGCCTACAAACTGGGATTGCAGAAGCCGGGGGGCTGCCAGACGGCTCCTAACCTGGCGCCCTACTTTTATGAGGAAGACAGCTGGGTAGATGATATGGAACTAGGTGCTGCCGCGCTTTACCAACTTACCGGCAATAAGGCTTATTTCGGGCAGGCATACACGTATGGGCAGCAGGAAAAAGTAACGCCCTGGATGGGCGCCGACACGGCCCGCCATTACCAGTGGTATCCTTTCCACAACTTCGGGCATTTTGAGCTGGCTAAAAAGGCAGATGTCCAAGCCAAGGCCGATCTGATCAGTTTCTATCAACAAGGCATCGACAAAATATACAACAAGGCCAAAACCAATGCTTTTTACAGGGGCATTCCGTTTATCTGGTGCTCTAATAACCTGACGACTTCCTTTGCCATTCAGTGCCACCTGTACGGGCAGCTTTCGGGCGATGCGGCCTATGCTGAGCTGGAACAGGCTAACCTGGACTGGCTGTTTGGCTGCAACCCTTGGGGCACCAGCATGGTGTATGGCTTGCCGGCTCACGGCGATACCCCCGTTGATCCGCATTCCGCGTTCACGCACCTGTATAAATTTCCGATCGATGGCGGCTTGGTAGATGGCCCGGTGTATGGCAGCATCTACAATAACCTGAAAGGCATTACGCTCTACAGCCCCGACGAATATGCCGCCTTCCAGTCGGACCTGGTCGTATACCACGACGATTATGGCGATTATAGCACCAATGAACCGACCATGGACGGTACGGCTTCGCTCGTGTACCTGCTGGCAGCAAAAGAACAGGAAGCGCTGAAGCAGGCGCCGGTTAAAAAAGAGTAG
- a CDS encoding outer membrane protein assembly factor BamB family protein, with product MEKLTYRLLFVLLLLAAMPARAQSFQFAFVTDTHVGSGTGAEDLQRTVADINANDSLAFVLVTGDVTEFGSDEELQQAKQLLGQLNKPWHIIAGNHDANWSESGANTFRKVFGAETFAFTYNGYLFAGTSSGPNMRMGPGQVPRENLVWLDSVLTHMPDAAMPVVYVNHYPQDSSLNNWYEALDLVKKRNVQLVLHGHGHNNRRFTYEGIPAVMGRSNLRAKDSTGGYNIVTIKDNQATFEVRRPVVQTQQQWLAVPLENHHFDQETRRYPRPSYAVNKVYPQVKVVWQYQDNSDVGAGTVANKKLVIATNTQGQVYALNQETGKPAWTYQTGGKIYSTPALANGYVVVGSSDHNIYCLKAASGKLVWKVPTAKAVLGAPLIQGKQVYIGGSDGHFRAISLKTGKVVWDFDQVQNFVVTRPLLYQGKVYFGSWGNDFYALDAATGKLAWKWNNGATNRMFSPAACYPVAANGRIFLVAPDRYMTALDATTGKEVWRRQMKDVRVRESMGLSADKALVYVKTMDGQLYGVSTAADSMQLAWQSDLQLPYELAPSALVESKGVVYVPSHSGLASAVSRKTGKVLWQHKVSNSLMNPVLPLGKGRVVVSTMDGKIACLEFGAE from the coding sequence ATGGAAAAGTTAACCTATCGCCTGCTGTTTGTGCTGCTGCTGCTTGCAGCTATGCCTGCCAGGGCGCAGTCCTTTCAGTTTGCGTTTGTAACCGATACCCATGTGGGGAGCGGCACCGGGGCTGAGGACCTGCAACGCACCGTAGCCGATATCAATGCCAATGATTCGCTGGCTTTTGTGCTGGTGACCGGCGACGTAACCGAGTTTGGCTCGGACGAGGAGCTGCAACAGGCAAAACAGCTGCTGGGGCAGTTGAACAAACCCTGGCACATTATTGCTGGCAACCATGATGCCAACTGGTCGGAAAGTGGCGCGAACACCTTCCGGAAAGTTTTCGGTGCTGAAACCTTTGCTTTTACCTATAACGGCTACCTGTTTGCTGGCACCAGTTCGGGGCCCAATATGCGCATGGGGCCGGGGCAGGTGCCGCGCGAAAACCTCGTGTGGCTCGATTCGGTGCTCACCCATATGCCCGATGCGGCAATGCCGGTGGTGTATGTGAACCATTACCCGCAGGATTCTTCGCTGAACAACTGGTACGAGGCCCTCGACCTGGTGAAAAAACGCAATGTGCAGCTGGTGCTGCACGGCCACGGCCACAACAACCGCCGCTTTACCTACGAAGGTATCCCGGCGGTGATGGGCCGCTCGAACCTGCGCGCCAAGGACAGCACCGGCGGCTATAACATTGTAACCATCAAAGACAACCAGGCCACGTTCGAAGTGCGCCGGCCGGTGGTGCAAACGCAGCAGCAGTGGCTGGCAGTGCCGCTGGAGAATCATCATTTCGACCAGGAAACCCGTCGCTACCCGAGGCCTTCCTATGCGGTGAACAAAGTATACCCGCAGGTAAAAGTAGTATGGCAATACCAGGATAACAGCGACGTAGGCGCCGGAACAGTGGCAAACAAAAAACTGGTGATCGCCACCAACACCCAAGGCCAGGTGTATGCCCTCAACCAGGAAACAGGCAAGCCCGCATGGACTTACCAGACCGGCGGCAAGATCTACTCCACGCCGGCCCTGGCCAACGGCTACGTGGTGGTGGGCTCATCCGATCACAATATTTACTGCCTGAAAGCTGCCAGTGGCAAGCTGGTCTGGAAAGTGCCTACTGCCAAAGCGGTGCTGGGCGCCCCCCTGATTCAGGGCAAACAGGTATACATTGGCGGCTCTGACGGCCATTTCAGGGCCATTAGCCTGAAGACCGGCAAGGTAGTATGGGATTTTGACCAGGTGCAGAACTTTGTGGTCACCAGGCCGCTGCTTTACCAGGGCAAGGTATACTTCGGAAGCTGGGGCAACGATTTTTATGCCCTCGATGCTGCTACCGGCAAACTAGCCTGGAAGTGGAACAACGGCGCGACCAACCGCATGTTCTCCCCGGCCGCCTGCTATCCGGTGGCGGCTAATGGCCGCATCTTTCTGGTAGCCCCGGACCGCTACATGACTGCGCTGGATGCCACCACCGGAAAAGAAGTATGGCGCCGCCAGATGAAAGACGTGCGGGTGCGCGAGTCCATGGGCTTGTCGGCAGACAAGGCGCTGGTATACGTGAAAACGATGGACGGGCAACTGTATGGTGTTTCCACGGCCGCCGATTCGATGCAGTTGGCCTGGCAGTCGGACCTGCAGCTGCCTTACGAGCTGGCACCCTCGGCGCTTGTCGAAAGCAAGGGCGTGGTGTATGTGCCTTCGCATTCGGGCCTGGCCAGCGCCGTTAGCCGTAAAACAGGCAAGGTGCTCTGGCAGCATAAAGTATCCAACAGCCTGATGAACCCCGTGCTGCCGCTGGGCAAAGGCAGGGTAGTGGTGAGTACCATGGACGGTAAAATTGCCTGCCTGGAGTTTGGCGCGGAATAA
- a CDS encoding SusD/RagB family nutrient-binding outer membrane lipoprotein yields MRIQERSIRKILCASLLTAGLFASTSCESYLDVNTNPNGPDQVVAPQYYLPSIQTGLALGIEFDSRYLGKYVQNWNARDAGDLWDQHGFLASSDASGELWKSVYYIMGANLTDMISKAEEEQKWDFVGVGYLLRAFGWQMLTDYHGEAIVSQAFEPGRTSFDYDTQEEIYAEVRRLTELAITNLERTDGAVATSTLNRGDLIYGGDRAKWLKFAYGLLAINEHHLSNKGSYSPDKVIAYVDKALASNADDASVRFEGSISDDTNFYGPRRGNLNTFRQSKFIVGLLDGTNASLHDNALSVVDPRLPVMLAPAPDGKYRGVTPGVGFTEYEAALRPRNLWNTPTDVVAATTPNKYLFGNNERFPLMTYAQLQFIKAEAAFIKGDKSLALDAYTKGVNAHMDFVKKYVINDPATPEDEVAVFGQRRQAYMASADLIPTDAANLTLSKIMLQKYIAQWGWGFLETWTDLRRYHYSSDVFTGFQLPDPLYGLNQGKPAYRFRPRYNSEYMWNAAALEKIGGLNPDFHTYELWFSKK; encoded by the coding sequence ATGAGAATACAAGAACGATCAATCAGAAAGATACTGTGCGCTTCGCTGTTAACGGCCGGTTTGTTTGCATCTACCAGCTGCGAAAGCTACCTGGATGTAAACACAAATCCCAACGGACCAGACCAGGTGGTAGCACCGCAATATTACCTTCCCTCTATCCAGACAGGCCTGGCCCTGGGCATTGAGTTCGACTCGCGGTACCTGGGCAAGTATGTGCAGAACTGGAACGCCAGAGATGCCGGCGACCTCTGGGATCAGCATGGCTTTCTGGCCAGCAGCGATGCTTCGGGCGAGCTGTGGAAGTCGGTATACTATATCATGGGTGCGAACCTGACCGACATGATCTCCAAAGCGGAGGAAGAGCAGAAGTGGGACTTTGTAGGCGTTGGTTATCTGCTGCGCGCCTTCGGCTGGCAGATGCTGACGGATTATCACGGCGAAGCGATCGTGTCGCAGGCTTTTGAGCCCGGCCGCACAAGCTTCGACTACGACACCCAGGAGGAGATCTACGCCGAAGTGCGACGCTTAACAGAACTAGCTATCACCAACCTGGAAAGAACCGACGGCGCTGTGGCAACGTCTACCCTGAACAGAGGCGACCTGATCTATGGCGGCGACCGTGCCAAGTGGCTCAAGTTTGCCTACGGCCTGCTGGCTATCAACGAGCACCATTTATCCAACAAGGGTTCTTACAGCCCGGATAAAGTGATCGCGTACGTAGACAAGGCGCTTGCCAGCAATGCCGATGATGCGTCAGTGCGTTTTGAAGGAAGTATAAGCGACGATACCAACTTCTATGGCCCGAGAAGAGGTAACCTGAATACGTTCCGCCAGTCGAAGTTTATTGTTGGGTTACTGGATGGCACCAATGCCAGCCTGCACGACAATGCGCTGTCCGTTGTTGACCCGCGCCTGCCGGTTATGCTGGCGCCAGCGCCGGATGGCAAGTACAGAGGTGTGACGCCAGGAGTAGGTTTTACCGAGTATGAAGCGGCCCTGCGCCCGAGAAACCTCTGGAATACACCAACGGATGTGGTGGCAGCAACTACGCCTAACAAATACCTGTTCGGCAACAACGAGCGGTTCCCGCTCATGACCTATGCGCAGCTGCAGTTCATCAAAGCAGAAGCTGCCTTTATCAAAGGCGATAAGTCCCTGGCGCTGGATGCCTATACCAAGGGCGTGAATGCGCACATGGATTTTGTGAAGAAGTATGTGATCAACGATCCGGCAACACCGGAAGATGAGGTAGCGGTGTTCGGGCAAAGACGACAGGCGTACATGGCCAGTGCGGACCTGATCCCGACCGATGCGGCTAACCTGACGTTGTCGAAGATCATGCTGCAGAAGTATATCGCGCAGTGGGGCTGGGGTTTCCTGGAGACCTGGACCGATTTGAGAAGATACCACTACAGCAGCGATGTGTTTACTGGCTTCCAGTTACCTGATCCTTTGTATGGCTTAAACCAGGGCAAACCAGCTTACCGTTTCCGGCCAAGGTATAACTCCGAATACATGTGGAATGCGGCCGCGCTGGAAAAGATTGGTGGGCTTAACCCCGATTTTCATACATACGAATTGTGGTTCAGCAAAAAATAA